The segment ATGAAAAGTTATTCAAGAAACATGAAATAAGGTGATGTGCATTAAATCAATGTTGCAAAATACAACAATTAAATATAGGATTGTTTTGTACATAAAACTCACCATAGAGGGCATCTCCTTTATGGGGATGGTCAAACTCCATGACAGGCATCAAAATGGATTGCAGCACAACTTTGCCGCCTCTTATGTTCTATCATATAGAAGAGCAACAACAAAAATGTCACATAACAGACAAGGAAaaagtaatcaaaagatgttggtctCAGACTAACCTGATATTTCATTAGCATTTCTGCATGATTTCGTTCCTCATCACTGGCTTCCTTGAAGTACCTGAAAATTTAAATTGCAAATGAGCAAAGCTGTTGCCATGCATTCTAGTCATAGGAACCCAATGTCTCAGAGTACTTACTTTGCAAATCCTGGCAAAGCTACATTGTCTCTATCAAAGTAGGCAAACAGAGCATGATATACGTATGATACATTGTACTCCACACTGCCAAAAACAAAATGCTGTCAGATTAAACCATACAGAAGTAGAATGCAACCAAAAAAAATTATACCCAACAGCCAAAGAAATGAAAATcgaaacaagaaaatgaaaatgaaatacccTAAACAGGACATTACTTGATTTGTTCGTTGAGGGCGGCTTCACAAGGATCTGAAAACCTCTGTCTGGCCAGGGACTCTGAGTATAACTGCGAGATTTGAGTAAGCTGACTCTGCACCTCAGTGAATGGCTCAAAGATTACTCCATTCAACGAGGTGTTACTGAGTTGAGTAGCCATAGCTTTGACGTTAGAAGCAGAATGGTGCACTGCACATCTACCCTGATTCATTTTTGCTGCCAGGCTTACATTAAGCTTTTCTCCCGCAAATTTGTTGTGAAAGCCATCCTGCTGTTTCAGGGAACCAACAGCAGCACTGGCAGTAGAAACAGCTGAGGAGGCTCTGAGAAGCATGTTGGCAGATAAAAATGGCCTACTGACAAGCAAATGAAGTCACGCTTAAAAATCCTCGAGAAAAACCAAgtacaaatcaaaataaaatcaataataatCCTTCACAATCTTCTTTGTAGACCTCATTAACACTCATTAAATGGTTATTGATTTGGTCTCTGACTAATAAATTAAAAGAACAACCCCAAAAATGCACCCACCGTTGTTAACTAAATTATACAGACACCCATAAATATACCCATTCCTGCTCATTAAATCACACATCTAACTATAAATACACATGTCTCTGTCTATTAAATTCCATAAACAACGAGAATAACGCATATCTACGTTTTTAAATGACATAAATAACCCAATCTTTTTATCAAACTCCATCAAAAAACCTAAAGAAATCCCCTATTGAGAAAAATCAAAGCAAAGATCAGATTACTGGATCAGCAGAGAGTTCAATTCCAGAAAACCCCTGAAGAAACAAGAACATTGAAAGCACTAAAACAACACTCAAACCAGATTCCTGTATTCTCAACCTAAAAGATAAGGCCCCTCACATCCACACATGTTTAGACAAACGTACGATGTAAATCCAAACAACAAACAGGACAATACCGAAAGCAAAACAGCACAGATAAATCCATTGGTTGATAAACACCAGTCAAATCAAGAACACAGTAAACCAAAAAATCTAAATCTCCAGGGATTTCACAAAACCCTCTCAAACAGAACCCATTTCCCAGCTAGATTTCCTGGAAAAACCCAGCTCGGATTCCTGCTAAAATCACTGAAGAAAACGACCCAAAAGAAAAGAAAGTAAGAAAAACAACTCAGAATTCAAAAAATGAACTTACAAATCACTCTGCAAAACCCTTAAAGCCTGTGAAATCCTCCGCCTACTTGCAAATAGTAATCAGGCAATTGTATGCAACTGATTTGCAGGTTGAGGAAGCAATAACTCCCAATAAATCACCAAATTCAATTGAGCTTCCATGTGGGCATCCCCATTATATAGGCGCCCTGTAATGTATACTGTATACGTATGCGTTTCATGTACGTATCGATTGTTTATCGTTAATAATTCTCTAATTAGAAAGTTGTTGATAATGGGGATTTTTAGGGTTTCGATGCGTCAGATCGGAAGAGCAGAGCCATACACGTGGACGGCTCAGAATGGTCGGCTCGTGCTGGAGCGTGCTTGACTCGTGGTGTCAAGATTCTACTAGATATTTATTCCATTTAGTACGCGCATATTCTATTTCATTTCATTTGGATTTAATTTGGCTTGCATTTGGGAATTTGGACACGTTCATGCAAGCTGTCTGGCACAATTTTCTCTGTTCAAAATTTAGTTTTCTCCCTGCTTTCGCAATCAGTGGGCCCCGGATAAATGGTGATAACCCCACCATGGAATCATCGGGCGAGTTGTAAATCAATGGTCCCTTTTGAAtttgttttatatttaattaataattaattattattttagttCATGTGCCACTAGGAATATTAATGTATGgattaatgaaaaaaaaattacgCGGGGCTCAAGACAAGGCAAGGCAAGGCGAGCCCCTCCTATAAACTCTTCAGGGTACAAATTTGGCTTGCTCTTATAAACCCCTTGGGATACAAGATAATCTAACAAGATCTTGAGCTTAGCTCAAGATAAGGAGAGCCCCCTATAAACCCCTCGGGCTACAAACCTAATTCAACTCTATAAACCACATGGGTTGCAAGGTACTCCAACCATCTTGAGCTTAGCTCAAAACAAGGCGAACCCCCCCATATTCTTGAGTTTAGCTCAAGACAAGGAGAGCCCCCCTATAAACCCATCGGGCTACAAACCTAGCTTAACCCTATAAACCCCATGGGTGCAAGAGTAGTCCAACTACATTGGGTTTAGTTGAAGACAAGGCGGACTGCCCATATAAACCCCTCAAGCTACAACCCTGACTCAACCAACTAGGTAAATGTAACTAGAGAgagttgaaccttgaaccaaccTGGGAAGAACCCATTGCCTTAACACAATCTTTGCAACTATTCAAGCCCTCGATTAAAATTTTTGtattactttgtcaattataagataaaaaatctttaaaattgtccaaaaaaattataagctttaagtttttttattttatatttttaaaatgctattaatatatttttgtattaattgattttcaaaacaacctttggaaaatattttttaaaatttgtaatgtatgtttattattattttaatgtctTAAATGATTTAAAGAGTTATAATAATATTTTGAGATGgcaaaattaaataatttgaaaattatttttatctAAAATGAAACACTTCTCAATGATTTTATTCATTTCAATCTACCAAACTCTCTAAaatctaaatataatttttttttatcaaatttatacatttttttttctCTTAATGTCCTGAGTTACATTGAATAGTTTTGTATACCTCATAATATTGTGAGGTGGCATGATATTAATGTAAAAATTAGTTCTCCCTGCAATGAGAGACTTTTAAAATATTTGGTTccctataaaatttaatattcacaTTTTAGTATAGGGGAACATTTATAAAATCCTTGACAAGATATaacttttattttataatattaataataaaaaatatatatcacTTTTATGAAATGTTATGAAATGTCATGAAAT is part of the Cryptomeria japonica chromosome 10, Sugi_1.0, whole genome shotgun sequence genome and harbors:
- the LOC131035465 gene encoding ferritin-3, chloroplastic; this translates as MLLRASSAVSTASAAVGSLKQQDGFHNKFAGEKLNVSLAAKMNQGRCAVHHSASNVKAMATQLSNTSLNGVIFEPFTEVQSQLTQISQLYSESLARQRFSDPCEAALNEQINVEYNVSYVYHALFAYFDRDNVALPGFAKYFKEASDEERNHAEMLMKYQNIRGGKVVLQSILMPVMEFDHPHKGDALYAMELALSLEKLTNEKLLNLHSVAQEANDSQMTDYIEGNFLTEQVEAIKQVAEYVSQLRRIGKGHAVWHFDQVLLHGDGGAHAGGAAIA